TCACAAGGGAATTAATTATAAACAAACATAAATCGGTCTCATGCTACAAGAAAAAACCTATCAAGATAATTGAACCCTTATACtcgtgcattaattaataatcacACACCTAGAATTCCCGGTGTTCATGACTGATGCAAAGTGGATTAAACCTCTACTAATTGGCATATAAAGTAATCAAGACacattttataaataaaaaagtgATCTTGCTGCATTTGGcctaataatgagaaataatgcaTGGATATTCTTGGCAGCTCAAGGGAACCTATCTCGTTTAAAATACAAACTATAGTGGATGCTCTATCTGAAGCAATTGAAACTACTAATAAAACCTATTGACTCGTTTTGTAAACCCAAAATTTCCAATTTAACAAAAAAATCCGCATTTATCCAAGCTGCATGAATCACAAGCACCACTCCATTCTGCCAAATTTTGTTCTAGAATTTCTACCAGATTTCAGTATTTTCAAAGgcaaaatgaaaaataaacctCTTACCCCCAAGCTCATAAAatcaatcaaacacaaagaaaCAACATTTCATTCAAATCTACATCCGAAATTTCCCATTATCAAAAGAACCACACAATTACTCAAAGTACATGATATCAATGAAATACAAATATCTTCAAATTAagcaaggaaaaaaaatgaaacctaaatatttaggTTTTCGAAATCCTACATAAAATTCTGAAATCGATTCATAAATTAATAGTTGAGATCAAACTAAATGATAAGAATAGGTTATACTTATCTTTCCAATCGCTTTCAACGATGAACTCTTCAATGTTGAAATTGAATCTCATCAAGTTTTCCCCTAGATTGAGTatcttgaaaaagaaaagtatCGTCGTATGATGATTACGAATCAAGTCGAATCAAGTCCAATCAATTGTTTGTTTGATTCCCAGATCTGTGTTTGGAGTTTGAAATTTCATTTGGAAGAGATTAGGATTAGGATTTTTTCTTCGTGGGAGagtttttttttaagaagaaaaggttatattaaaggAAATAATACTTACAAGGCCAGTACAAAGTTAATCACATATATTACATGTGAATAACAGTGTCCCAATGAAAAAGAATTTGATTCACAGTGAATCCTCTAAAAACCTCATTCTCAAAACACCACAAAATAATAGTGTTATGAATGAGCAAAATTGTCTCATCAACCAATTTGTGTCTACCACCAAATACTCTTGAACTTCTTTCCTTCCACAGGTGCCATAGAATTGCATAGTTCACCAACCACCAAAGCTTCCTGCACTTTCCTTGTAATTCATTCATCCTCCAAGCCTCAAAATGATTCAAAACAGTAGTATGGAATGTCCAAGACACCCTAAAAGTCTTCACAAAGAAGTTCCAAACCTGAACAACATAAGGGCAGTGCAGAAAAATATGATCTGCAGTTTCATCCACTTGTTGACAGTATACACATAACTTGCTCTGCACATTCACACCTCTATGACTCAACATTGTTAATGTTGGTAGAGAATTGTGAAAATTAGTCCACAACATGAAGCTCACTTTAGAAGGTATATTCTTGttccaaagaaatttctcaaagcAACACACAGATCTATCCTCCAACTGCATATTGTAACACTCTTGCACTGAAAATTCACTTTCCATCAACAGCTCATCTTCTGCTTCTGAAAAATCTGGAACATGCCCTAATTCATTACAAAGGCTAtcccactgcagttgctcttgtGTATTCAGTCTTCTTCTTGAGAAACACTGTAATCTTCCTTCATTCACCATTTCAGCAATGGTAGCATTCTTGTTACTGACAACCTTATAAATGTCTGGGAATCTGTCTTTTTAATGGACATTTGAAGTCCATTTATCCACCCAAAATCTAATGGACTTTCCATTTCCCAGTTTAAAAGATAAAGCATCATTCAAAAACACAGCAAATTTCAAGATATTCTTCCATAACCCCCTTTCTTGAGGTTTTGCATCATCACTTGGCGTCAAACTTTCACaattatttttgaacttttgctgCACTATCCTTCTCCAAAGAGCTTTCTTCTTCTTAGCATATCTCCACACCCATTTTGCCTTCAAAGTCTTACTAGTCAATCTTAAATTTTTGGCCAACCAAccaaacacattttcctcttgtctTCTTTTGCATCCCAAAGAAAATTCCTCATTAACTGAGTAAGCTTCAATTCAATACTTGCTGGCATATGTATAAGAGATAAAAAGTAAATGGGAAAACTAGCCAGACAACTCCTTATCAAAACCAACCTCCCTGCTTTGTTGAAATATTTCTTATTCCAAGTTGTCAGTTTCTCCTGCATTCTCTGAACCACCTCCTCCCAAATTGAGACATTTCTAGAAGTAGCTCCTAATAGTAATCCCAAGTATTTTATAGGAAGCTGTTCCACTTTACATCCTAACTCCAGTGCTAACTCTTGAATAATCTCATCAGCACCAATACTGATCAAAGAACTTTTCTCCAAATTTAACTTCAACCATGCGAGCATTTCAACAGTGTTCAGAATAATAAGTAGCTTCCTCATCTCCTCCACATCTGCATTGATAAATAGCAGAGTATCATCTGCAAACTGTAAGTGAGAAATCACCAAACCTTCCTCCATTACTTGGAACCCATGAATCTGTCCCATGTTAACAACATCATTCACTAACTTGGATAAcacttccaccactaacaaaaATAAGAATGGTGATAATGAATCACCTTGCCTCAAACCTTTTGAGGGCTTAAATATCTCAGTTGAGCTCCCATTAACTAACACAGAAATATTAGTTGAATAAATACACCATTTGATCCATGAAATCCATCTCCTGCCAAACCCATGTTTCTCCAGAATGCAAATTAAAGTCTTCCACTTAATGTGATCAAAAGCGTTCTCCATATCAACTTTGCACAAGACTCCAGGCTTCTTTTTCTTCAATCTGCTATCTATACATTCACTTGCAATCAACACCCCATCCAAAATCTGCCTGCTCTTAATAAATGCTCCTTGaaaatcagaaatcaatttaGGCATCACAGTTTTAAGTCTATTAGCAAGTACTTTAGAAAGAATCTTATAAGCACTGCCTAACAAACTTAAGGGTCTGAAATCCTTTGGAGCACAagaatattctttttttttttgaaattaaagaCAAAAAAGAACAATTTAATCTCCAATCCAAACTCCCATACCTGTAAAATTCCTCCATAAGCTTCATGAAATCCTTCTTGATTATGTGCCAGCAAGTTTTATAAACTCCATTGagaatccatctggacctggagactTATTTGTGCCAAAGTGCTTAATAACTGCATAAACTTCCTCTTCTGAAAACTCCTTCTCCATACAATCCTTTTCTACCTCATTCAAACAAGGAAAGTCCAAGTTatcaagagaaaaagaaaaatcattttgTTCAGCAAACAAATTTGAGTAATAACTTCTCATCTCCAATTTAATGACTTCTTGATCAAAGCATTCCTCCCCATCAATTTCTAATTTTGCAATTGTGTTTCTCTTTCTCCTTGCACTTGCAATTCTATGGAAATATCCAGTATTTGAATCTCCCCACATAAAATCATTCTGCTTAGCTCTAATAAACCACTTCCTAGCCTCCTGAGctttaatgttcttcagctttaaACAACAATCAATTCTCTCTTGAAACTGGACCTCATTCAGTGGATTTGTCTCCTCCATTAAATCAAAAGCTGCAATCTTCTATGTCAACTCCTTCTTCTGTCTTTTACAAGAACCAAATTCCTGCTGGCTCCATAACTTCAGAAAATGTTTTAAGTTTTGCAATTTTTTGAAGAACACATAACTTGCCTGCCCCTGATACTCCATTACATCCCACCATTCCTgcaccttcttcacaaattcctTATGTAAAATCCAAGAATTTTCAAACTTAAAGTGTCGatggaaaatgaaaaaaacaaaaagtgAATTACGAAGAAGAAATATGAGTGATGGGAGTTTTCGGTTGTGGAAAATATTGATTTGGATTGaatcgtaaaaaaaaaaagactgacCTGTTTTAAATTTGGTGAATTAGAATTTCCTGGTACTAGGCTTTGAAGGACAGGACTAAAGAGTGTAAGGCCCAACAAAAATGGGACTAAATatcaatttctaaaaaaaaaaaaaaaaagcctctGACATACGACTCGAGCCATGGCTCAAATAACACTAAAACCGGATCATCCGCAATGACATCACCTGTGCGTGAAGCACGTGTAATTCTCCTAACATAAAGAATTTATGCTGTTTATCGGGACGGCGTATTTGAACTTTGTAGTCCGCTTAATACGACTGGCTagtaataagagagagagagaggctgCGTTGTTGTGGTGTGCTTCCTCGTGTTCTTTCTTCCCATTTTAAACAAACATTTTCTCACTTTCCTGctcgttttatttattattttccggATTCCTTTAAAATTAGTTGTACATTAAATCTAGAAATGCCATTGGACTCAACTAAATCAGAATCTAgggtttcatcatcatcatcaatttgTTCCGAAACTTTTATGGAAAATACCCCATTAGTGTTCCTACTTGCGTGTATAAATACTTCTCTTAAATTTATCAAGAACAGCTAATGATCATCAGCATCATTATCATCAACTAGTAATGGATATTTCGACGACGGCGAATGAAGAAGCTTCTTATGTAAATAATTTAAAAGGATTTATTCTTGCTGTAATTTCTAGTGCTTTTATTGGATCAAGTTTTATTATTAAGAAGAAAGGTCTTAAAAGAGCTGGTCATTCTGGTGCTCGTGCTAGTAAGTACTTCAAATTTTTGATgagaattttttgttttgtttttgaaatacCCTAGATTTGTAATTTGACTGTTCTTTTTGTTTGATATGTGAAGGTGTTGGTGGATACGGTTACTTAGTGGAGCCGCTTTGGTGGATTGGAATGATTACTAGTAAGTTTCAGTCTCTTAAAATTTAACAATTACAGTAGTCGAATTTTACTTTCGAGTCAAATGTAAAGTAAATATTGGGACATTATTGCAGTGTTTGTTGGAGAGATAGCCAATTTTATTGCTTTGATGTTTGCCCCTGCTGTTCTTGTAATTCCACTAGGTGCATTGAGTATAATTGTCAGGTACTGAAAATGGTTTTTCCACCATTTGTTTCTTTCATTAGTATATTTCTCCAAATTTTAAACTTGAACGAGCTTTGCTTGAGACCTGAGTTGTCATTATCGTTTCATTTTTGTAGTGCTGTTCTAGCACATTTCATATTGAACGAGAAACTACAGAGGATGGGCTTGGTGGGGTGCGTGTTATGTGTAGTGGGTTCCACTATGATTGTTCTTCATGCTCCTGAGGAACACCCTGTaacttcagttttggaaatttggGATTTAGCAATACAGCCAGGTAGTTTGGTTCAAACTTGCAAAACTGTGTTGCAtctttcccttttcttcttcCAGTTATTACTTTGGACTAGTTTGAATTGTTTTTCCTTTTGGAGGTTcacttttggatatttttttttccaGCTTTTCTTTTATATACGGCTTCGGTATTGGTCACGGTGCTTGTCTTAATGTTGCATAGTGCCCCACGCTATGGACAGACAAACATCATGATATACATTGGAATATGTTCTTTATTTGGATCTTTGACGGTAGGTCACCAGACTCACCTCGTATCTGATATCTTCGACTAAAAAGATATTCACTGCTTTAAATGTGTGTTTCACGTGATTTTTATAGACGAGCCTCACCCAGTGTTCTTATTCTCGACCTTCAGTTGAACTCCTTGATAAATAACCTCACCGATCAGGTTTTTTTCCTTCCAGGTCATGAGTGTAAAGGCTATAGGCACTGCCATAAAACTTACATTGGAAGGTTCAAGCCAGGTTGCGTACTTCCAAACATGGATATTTGCAATGGTTTCGGTTACTTGTATAATGACTCAGTTGAATTATTTAAACAAGGTAATTATCCATTCTTGAGCAGTTTCAATATTGTTTTGGGGATCATAAAACATCTTAGAATGTGTAACTCATTAGTTTGTTCGATACACTATCTCCATGTGGTGCAAGTGAATGCAATCTTCTGAAGACATCAGCCACGTTCCTTTTAAATGTTGCGCTTAGTATTTATAAGTGGTAGTTTGGTACATTGTTTATATCATTATTTAAGCATGTTATGTGTAGGATTACCGCTTATATTGTATGATTAATATGAAAGTGGGAACTAAGAGGATAATATCATAATATAAGTCCTCATTGTCAAAAAAGGCGTTTATTGAGGCGCGCCTTTTTGCACCTCAAATTTTTGATGCCCCTGTACTTACACTTCTTGGCGTTCTGGGCTTAAAAAATCCCTGAACTACACCCCGAGACATTTTTGAAATTTATTCCTTCTCTTCAGTTGCCTTTAAGCATAAGATAAACTCGTAGATATCGATGCTGCTTAAATACATTTGTGGAGTGTGTAGATAAGATTAAAAGAAAATAGAGGCTAgctaaatttatttttaatgatTTGTAGTAGTGTGAGGCAACGCCTCGTGTTGCCAAAGGAAAGCGCCCCACATCGCCTTAGCATCGAGGTTTTTATAAGGGATAGTTCCATGTCTCCGTTCATTTGTCGTTGACAACTATTTTGAATAAACAAAGACAACTCACATGGATTATGTGTTTTAGTGCCTTGTTGTCCATCTTAAATTTGGGTATCACATCCGTTTGAATGATTCTCTAAAAACTAATTGTTAAAGGTTTCTTCCAGGCATTGGATACTTTCAATACAGCAGTTGTTTCTCCTATCTACTACGCCATGTTCACATCTCTCACAATTTTTGCTAGCGCCATAATGTTTAAGGTAAGTTGATCAATTGAGGAGTCTAGTAAATTTATCTGCATGAACAGGACCATCTATTTTGGTGTTACAGTCGATGTTTGTGTAAAATTCTTACTTTCTTGTAGTGTCAATATGACTCATTTGTAGACCGGAATGAACAAAAGAGATGTGGATGTGTTTAGTGTGCATTCTCTCGTGTATGCATATATACTGTATGGCATTCGTTGATTTATACCCTTTTAAGTCTTACTGTTTGAAAAGTTGACATAAAGTTGATTCTGTTTGAGGCACGCAAGCAAGTCTCGACTTTTATGTGGTCAGAGATTTGAAGGGGTTGTGTTTTAGGAGGTAGTTTCAACTCGTCCTCACAAAAGGTTCAAAATCCTGCATTCACGGATTCCAGCCGCAAAAATAACTAGTTCTACTTTAGACAAGAAAGTATCAATACTTATCATCTCAGTAAATTAACTGTGTCTATTGTTATGGTAGGATTACGCTGGTCAGAGTGCAAGCAGTATAGCATCAGAGCTTTGTGGGTTTATCACTATACTTTCTGGAACTGCGGTGTTGCATAGTACAAAAGATCCAGATCCACCCCAAAATACAGGTACTTTCCTGCATTCATCTAGTATGAAATAACCACTATAATAAAATTTGCATGGAAGATGCAATATGCAAGTACTTTTACATCACGAATCATGACAAGAATGTGGCTTTTTCTCAGTTCAGCAAAGCAAAGTGACCTTTTCCTAAAGACTCTTGGGAGTCGGTAACTCTAACCATCAATATGTTCTTAAAGGAGAGCTAGTTTTTAACTTTACTTATCCAGAAAAGAAAACAGACTGTAGGGTAATCATCAACTTAtgaatcaaaacaagaatacATGGGTGGAATATCAGGAGCATAGAAAATTGTCCTGTCCCTTGTTGGTGGATGATGGCTCAAAAACCAACTCTGGGTTGCATTTGCATAGTTTTTGTAGTGATGCAGTGTTGAAATATTTGAAGGAACCAGCAAATTGTGATCTTCCTTGGTGATTACCTGTTCTCTGGTTCCTGAGCAATAACACAAAATGCCTGAACTCGAGATGATTGAGACAGTCTTGTAATAATTCATCTTTTTCTCTGTCAAATGCAGATTTGTACTCGCCGCTTTCTCCTAAACTATGGTGGCATGTCCAAGAAAAGGGAGATCAGTGGAAGCAGAAGGACGAAGATGGATTGTCTGCTGATTTTGTCGCAATCATTCGCCAAGATTATTTTGCATAGTTGAATGTAGTCGGAATATTTCCACATTAACCACAATCCAGGAAGCCTATCAGTTGCACCAGTTGCAAACTCTTTGTAATGAGTACTTGGAGATGAAGTGAGATGCACACCTGTTGGTATGTTCTTTGGCTCCGCCACTGTTATGCTTGTGCAGCACGACGTAAATTTTTGTTCTTGTATTTGTTTCTCACCCTCACATGGAAGCAGCTTCTGCTAGACAACTGTCTTAACAGAATTTGCTTTGTTGTTTGCAGTATTTAAGTTTTATTACAAGCTTGTGTAGTTTTCTGATGTATAATCTCGGTTGCTATTTCAACCACTCCtaggtttcttttcttcttttttttgttgataaaaGGAAATTATGTATTTAGTTGAGTCTTTAGTTAGACCATTGTAAAAGCTCATATTGAGTTACTACGTAAAATATGATAGCAATACACAGTTATCTTAATTATTGATTCCCCACTCTTTAGTTCTCTGTAAATTAATCCAAAATCACTCGGATATAAGTCCCATTTAGGCCAAGAAGTGTAGATGGAAAATGATTTCTGTTCATGATACCAAGTTTCTAAACCAGAGTTGGTGCGACGTGTAGTGTTAGCTCTGTAAGAGAGAGCAGAGGCACCACCAACATTAATATTGCAATAGAAAAGTGTACATAAAAATTGGGCACACCAAAAATGTGCAAGAAAACTCTACTAAACCACATTTATGAATTCTGTTAATCTAATTTAGATTTGTACTTCAAGAACATGCAATGCAACCCCCAACTAAAGAAGGTGAAGGACTTTATAACTTTCTCAATTATAGAATGGAGTAGAGATAGACTTTGGAGGTCTTTATAACATCAATTATAGGGTGGAGTAGAGATGGACTTTAATGTACTAACCAACTCTCACCCACCTTGAATGGTTTTACCGCCTTGAACTTACATCCATTAAATACCCGTCTTCTTCCTAAATCCCCAACAAATCAAACCCCATAATTATACATTATACAcataattccaaaaagaaaatgtcTTAAGAACAAAAAGTTAAACGTTTAGCTCCAAACATAAACAAATGTACAAAAAATCTCACTAAGATTTGATTACTATAAATTAATCCTTCTTTAAGCACACATTAACACACTAACAAGACCCACTGTTTCTTAAGTGAGACTAAGAATAACAccaaaaagaaacaaatatcctttctctttttctctttttttgattttggattttcatTCACACTCCTTACAGAATAACAATTTCACAATAAAATCCCTTTCAAAGTAAAACAAAATAATTTCTGGTTTTTGTTTCAGAGATGACAACCAAAACAATTACAAGATTTGGGAGAAAACGAACAAAAACCAAAAGGTCTGTTTGGAATGTTGCAGTTGATAGAATAACAACAAGGAGAAGGCAAACAAAGACCTTTAAGCCCACCACAGCAAGTACAGACTGCACAAATTCTAAAGCTTCTTAGTTTTCTTCTACGATATTCACTCATCTTCATCCATGAACTCATCATCATTCTTGTTTGctgattatcaatcactggtaccATCATCATTGTACTGTTTTGCTCCTCCAAAcccttcaaaaatgaaaattaaaaaacGACCCAGTtaaagaagaaaccaaaaaacagaaaaataattgatacaagagaaattaatcaAATCACATATATTCTAGAGAGAAAAGAGGGACTTACCTGAGCTTGGTTGAGTGTAAAAATGGTGAGAAAGAATACTAAGAAGAGAAAGTGATGAGGGTAGTAGAGAAACCCAAAGCCTGACAttactttgttgttgttgttgttgtgcttgGACAAGGGAAGAGAGAAGGGGGAGGAGGAGGGTTTTTGAAAGGAGATGTGTGTCTTTTTGGGTAATGGTTtagtttgttatttttgtctttCTTTTCTAGTTAATGTTTTGGAGATGTGATTAAGTGCTTTAATGAAAGACAGCGAGGATAGAGAGTGAGATAGAATTATTGGGGATGTGCCGTAGCAGGACAGGGATTGGATTGGATCTGATCCTCTGGAATGAGGTTTTTATGTTGCAGCAGGTGGGGTTATGTCTTATGGTGCTAGACTGCTAGTATTTTTAAGAATTGAGTGTGAGGTTAAGGATGTGCTTTTGGCAAGTAAGCTGGTGGTTCATGTTTTTGGACTCCTTTACTTGAGCTAAATAAGCTGGCCGATCGGGCTATATATTGCCATAAAAGTTACATTGGAGGGTACAAGCCAGGTTGGGCAATTCCAAACATTGATATTTGCAATGGTTTCAGATACTTGTACTGAGTAGAATTTTGTAAAAACAAGGTGATTATCCGTTCTTGGGCAGTTTCAGCATTGTTTTGGGATCAAACAACAACTTAGAATGTAAAATACTTTAGGATGTTCAATATACCGTCACCATGTGGCGCAAGTAAATGCAGTCTTCTAAAGACTTAAATGTCGCACTTAGTATTTATATCTGCTAGTTTGGTGTGTTGTTTAGAATGTAATTTTACGCGTGTTATGTCTAGGATTACAGCTTATAttgtatggttgatatgaaattaggAACTAAGATTAAGTGATTTATGGTACTTATGCCTCTTGGCCTTGGTTTGATATTAACGCCTCGTGGGCTTCAAAATCCCTGAACTACACGCCTAGAGATTTTCTTCCCCCACCAGCTGCTCAACAATTGCCTTTGGATAGAATGattttttttagggaccatgatttttttgaggtgaccatgattttattaggccaccttctctatagtgataaggggtgtcctaaaacgttgaaatgactaatctacccttaacctaatttaatttaaaaccaacctaataacacacatatatatatgaccaccacctcctcccaccaccatcgcccaccaccgccgattaccaccactaccacctctgattatcaccaccaccaaccatcgattaccaccaccaccaccacccaccaccgccaattaccaccaccaccacctccgattatcaccaccaccaaccaccgattaccaccacctcctcctcccaccaccaccgccaccgcctatttaagaaatgtaacaacatcaatgcaatcataattaagttcggttacataataattttatcgagtataaaagacgccagccgcaacctgattctgccatgggaccactccggaggtattttccaacaaacccttcactttaatttgattttgattgcttcaatcgaatagaaatcatcaaaatagggttttaataggagttacagagccatgttcggttaggccaattttccaaaaaaaccctagtttactaaccgagagaacacgaagaacagcggttctattggatttaaaactaagtcaccgaactctctgttcggttgtttcgcaacaaattttaaaactacaaagtaactgaactccacccttagaaccgaaaaaaacaaatccagtctaaccgaactgtgttgttgtggccaccatgttgagttccaaaataacccaacttagccaatagagttcggtttgttcgcaaaaacttttaaaaccacaaagtaaccgaacttagccaatagacgctagaacttcacatttttttttgtttgttaagttcggtaacttcacaattttatcgcagaaaccgaactcagagttcggttggttagttgTTAGATTCAAATTTGCGAAAGAAcagaactttgtaaacttatatactcttatattacgtaaagttcggttagatcaaaagtgcatgcagtttgcgaaccaaccgaactttgtacaccaaagttcggttagttgagaaccaaccgaacataatgttgtaactcctagaaattctattatttgagagttcgttaacctgcgtgtttggaacaagtaaccgaactacactttcagatgagttcggttacttgttcatctcccggggcaaccgaactacagcttcagatgagttcggttacttgttcttcatataaagtaaccgaactgttcaaaatccagtttaaatccggatcattttgaagattaacaaatattctaggagaggatggagatgaagaattagatgagttttcatcatttgaatactcaaacttagtgaattggaaaaaaaatatattttccatgtttttctccttcatcttctctaactctactctctcaataattctactcaactaataataaacccatcttttaatttaatctcactaattgtttttaactaaatcattcactaatcatcacccaaaataaaTCAGGAGGGttatttaggtattaatataaatatctagataggggtgacctagatttacttctaatgtctttactcaaaataaaaccatggtccccagaaaaaccatgatcccaaaaaatcgttctttcgaTATAAGTGCCACTTGAATACATTTGTGGACTGTGAAGAGAAGATTAGAGTTTGCTtagatttttttaatgatttaCAACAGTCTGAGGCAACGCCTCGCGTTGCCAAAGGAAAGCGGCTTAGGCAACGAGGTTCATTCATTTTTAAGGGTGCTTCAGTTTGTTTGTCTCCAATCACTTGTGGTTTTAAAACTATTTGAATAAGCAATCACTGGTCGGTGATAGCTCAAGAAtcaactctgttttttttttaaatatacatTTTTTCTAGTGACGAAACTTTTATATATAGCCCTACTACGGAGGCCCTTGTAAAAATATCCTTATGAACTTTACAAATACCCTAAGTTtaatacattactaaaatacTCTTTTTTATATAGTATAATACAAACCACTGCCACTAACCactatttaaaaaagaaaaagaaaaaagaacaccACTTCTActgcccaccaccaccactgtccagcaccgccaacaaccaccaccactgtccaccaaccaccaccaccaccgaccaccaccaccaaccaccaccatcgaccaccaaccaccaccaccgaccaccacctccCACTTACACTACCatcaccgccgaccaccaccacccaccaccaccaccgccgaccaccaccacccaccaccaccaccgccaaccaccaccatcgCCAACCACCACAACCACTAATCAACACCGCCGTCGTCGACCACCAGCACCGACAACCAGCGCCACTGTCcatccaccaccgccaccaaccaccaccactttcatccaccgccaccgtcaccaccaatcaccaccaattccaccaccaccatgtgGAGTAAACTTGATGAAGTTGTCTCCAAATCTGAAGGCAACTAATTCAAAGTTGTCTCCGAATCTCAAGCCAACTAGATAGAGTTGTCTCCACATATGGAAGCAACTCggacaagttgtctccaaaaggAAGTATACGCAAAAAAAAGTGAacctggcgtgagtcgaacacacatcatctgacatgaagtcagttgtGCTACCGTTGCACCACAGGTTCGTTAATGCAAAATGACATATCAAAATCACATCCAAATAGATATACTGCACCTACTGATGTATAAAACTACACAGATGTTCATAGTCTGTAACACATACATACCTAGTAGTTTGCGCACATCCAACACAAGTTCATATTGTCTCTCGCAACTACCCCCACCA
This DNA window, taken from Papaver somniferum cultivar HN1 chromosome 3, ASM357369v1, whole genome shotgun sequence, encodes the following:
- the LOC113356323 gene encoding probable magnesium transporter NIPA6, which codes for MDISTTANEEASYVNNLKGFILAVISSAFIGSSFIIKKKGLKRAGHSGARASVGGYGYLVEPLWWIGMITMFVGEIANFIALMFAPAVLVIPLGALSIIVSAVLAHFILNEKLQRMGLVGCVLCVVGSTMIVLHAPEEHPVTSVLEIWDLAIQPAFLLYTASVLVTVLVLMLHSAPRYGQTNIMIYIGICSLFGSLTVMSVKAIGTAIKLTLEGSSQVAYFQTWIFAMVSVTCIMTQLNYLNKALDTFNTAVVSPIYYAMFTSLTIFASAIMFKDYAGQSASSIASELCGFITILSGTAVLHSTKDPDPPQNTDLYSPLSPKLWWHVQEKGDQWKQKDEDGLSADFVAIIRQDYFA
- the LOC113359512 gene encoding uncharacterized protein LOC113359512 codes for the protein MPKLISDFQGAFIKSRQILDGVLIASECIDSRLKKKKPGVLCKVDMENAFDHIKWKTLICILEKHGFGRRWISWIKWCIYSTNISVLVNGSSTEIFKPSKGLRQGDSLSPFLFLLVVEVLSKLVNDVVNMGQIHGFQVMEEGLVISHLQFADDTLLFINADVEEMRKLLIILNTVEMLAWLKLNLEKSSLISIGADEIIQELALELGCKVEQLPIKYLGLLLGATSRNVSIWEEVVQRMQEKLTTWNKKYFNKAGRFPDIYKVVSNKNATIAEMVNEGRLQCFSRRRLNTQEQLQWDSLCNELGHVPDFSEAEDELLMESEFSVQECYNMQLEDRSVCCFEKFLWNKNIPSKVSFMLWTNFHNSLPTLTMLSHRGVNVQSKLCVYCQQVDETADHIFLHCPYVVQVWNFFVKTFRVSWTFHTTVLNHFEAWRMNELQGKCRKLWWLVNYAILWHLWKERSSRVFGGRHKLVDETILLIHNTIILWCFENEVFRGFTVNQILFHWDTVIHM